One genomic segment of Catalinimonas alkaloidigena includes these proteins:
- a CDS encoding T9SS type A sorting domain-containing protein codes for MKNLSTMLMISVMLSYVFSLETIAQEIPAFYSADTSCNSTSNSFSISNEVSASEFAHPIVRIAYLIPSNRSPQDNGVEALQYALKTGQQYYKDQMQKNGFGSKTFEIETEADGVTPLIHVVSLDVTDDYLREDLWNRSIQTAFNKGISVWTAGEVWILLPEAHLMQPDGSMVGSVALGASHATGNSPGVVVLGSNALALFTKTIITDDRPYHGKILPNLGLYPMQQDVTFPWFEGNTLSSVASSALGALFHEMGHAFGLPHDYRNDNNFHGNLLYNGLRGIRGSLFPNLYPEDYTRLSYSSSLILNVNHYFNRNQSVTSSPTIHISIPATVVPQKGLLHISFAAEDNDGLSFAHLRYEGNVVAEVLLDGENASSNFETSYYSPGTENEYTIAVYDVQGNIAYQNVSVFVQGGGNQAPRPFVRIDPAVPDINEAVTLNASKSYDPDNAPLTLIFEWDVDNDGIYDLDPVAEMKTPFQYPAPGNYYVKLKVTDPGGNQSVSTPLNVSIPGTYADAKVAELSLFDADKDKLITKLVDGAEVEISALQESNFNITASTTPEKVDSVLLVLQGEITHIQTEKKLPYALFGDNQGDLNGRNLLPGPYNLKVTPYSEGKAGETKSIAFQLIATMPGLTALWEKKYDGRNTDELHKVVATSDGGYLLAGTYNYQLGYGRFESEYWIVRIDSKGNPLWDKIFNGNEYDDLKTAIATSDGGFLLGGTSESAAGGDKSEANKGPSDFWIIKIDQSGNKEWDKTFGSEGFDGFSSMAQATDGGYLIGGNSSASASGDKSENNKGGIDFWILKVDANGNKIWDKTFGGSDNDLMTCILTSSIGGYLLGGYSNSSASSDKTEDSKGDYDFWLVHIDANGNKLWDKTLGGSEDDRLTSIKSNQKGGYLLGGYSNSSASSDKTEDSKGDYDFWLVHIDQNGQTNWDKTLGGNSSDQLRDVLLTPEGEYLLGGSSKSSISGDKTGLNKGNTDFWVVKLDTHGNKIWDKSLGSEIYEYLSSLTKASDEGYILGGFNIDYDQEPFYGDFCVIRLLDETPPILTSLSLINAQTDQLIDELKEGDVIDITDISSAKFSIQAHISGQLDSVVMKLHGPLQHVQSEKKFPYVLFGDNQYDYYGQIFPTGDYSITVTSYYGGEPYNTLALAFSITNSMSAPALVWEKTLGGSGFETPASAIATADGGYLLTGTSDSPVSGDKSTDKQGFWLIKTDANGNKLWDKSFSSSGSDGLYQTIATTDGGYLLAGTSDGPASEDKSENSKGGVDYWIVKVDKEGNKQWDKTLGGSSDDELRHICVSPDKTGYVLAGQSASNSSGDKSENSRGIWDYWIVKVDLHGNKIWDKTFGGNDEEYLWSIVPTAKGSYLLGGQSISDASGDKSEDSNGLSDFWLVKIDAHGNKIWDKTLGGSGHENLLEIVNSYRQGEYLLAGNSSSDISGDKSENSKGGSDYWLVKINEEGNILWDKTLGGNALDELLSAIPAPDGSFVLGGYSISAASGDKSEDSRGGRDYWLVKVDVQGNKIWDKTLGGSDDDYLWGVIRTLHGNYLLAGSSRSDMSGDKSENTKGFFDFWIVKIEGEGIPLPQLKSLTLLDSKNDRDLQELQPDDMISFTDISAAFLSVRANTLPQKVDSVLMQLQGPLSHLQTEKQLPYALFGDSPAGNYRGKNWAAGQYTIAITPYQKGFAGPTFCLSFTLSPEFSITRFTLIDASLDQEICELKDGQVLDLSTYNNHLLTIRADTEPQHIEQVNFELSGALTHSSVERKYPYALFGDTGKADGSRSYDGIEWQEGSYSLTATPYSSDKQGQPYSIAFEVKESNSLPSAEHHLKVSVYPIPSQGIINIVHENDVSQAEWRVFNARGILLLRQPINRFNTEQIDLSTYPKGIYYLKIVSPDAVQTLRIVLDY; via the coding sequence ATGAAAAATTTAAGCACAATGCTTATGATAAGCGTGATGTTATCATATGTATTTTCCTTGGAAACCATTGCGCAGGAGATACCTGCCTTCTATTCAGCGGATACCAGCTGTAATTCAACATCCAACAGTTTCTCAATTTCTAATGAAGTAAGTGCCAGTGAATTTGCCCACCCTATCGTTAGAATCGCTTATCTCATTCCATCTAACCGTAGCCCTCAGGACAATGGAGTTGAAGCACTTCAGTACGCCCTAAAAACAGGGCAGCAGTATTATAAAGATCAGATGCAAAAAAACGGTTTCGGTTCAAAAACATTTGAAATAGAGACTGAAGCTGATGGCGTTACTCCCTTAATTCATGTGGTTTCACTGGACGTGACTGATGATTACCTCAGAGAAGACCTATGGAATAGGTCTATACAAACTGCCTTTAATAAAGGAATTAGTGTATGGACAGCCGGTGAAGTTTGGATACTGCTTCCGGAAGCACACCTGATGCAACCTGATGGTTCAATGGTGGGTAGTGTAGCCCTGGGGGCTAGCCATGCAACCGGTAACAGCCCGGGGGTAGTAGTGTTAGGGAGTAATGCTTTGGCATTATTTACAAAAACAATAATAACTGATGATCGCCCATATCACGGAAAGATTTTGCCTAATTTGGGGCTATATCCTATGCAGCAGGATGTTACCTTCCCCTGGTTTGAAGGTAATACACTGAGCTCGGTGGCTTCAAGCGCGTTGGGTGCTCTTTTCCATGAAATGGGACATGCTTTCGGCCTTCCCCACGATTATCGCAATGACAATAACTTCCACGGCAACCTGCTATATAATGGGCTTAGAGGAATAAGAGGAAGCTTGTTTCCAAACCTTTACCCCGAGGATTACACCAGGCTGTCTTATTCATCATCATTGATACTTAATGTAAACCATTACTTTAACCGCAATCAAAGTGTAACTTCAAGTCCAACGATTCATATTTCAATTCCTGCTACAGTTGTTCCGCAAAAAGGTCTGCTACATATATCTTTTGCAGCTGAAGATAATGACGGGCTCAGTTTTGCGCATCTCAGATATGAAGGTAATGTGGTGGCTGAAGTTTTGTTAGATGGTGAAAATGCCTCTTCAAATTTTGAAACTTCCTATTATTCACCCGGAACCGAAAATGAATACACCATAGCAGTGTACGATGTGCAGGGGAATATTGCCTACCAAAATGTATCCGTATTTGTCCAGGGGGGTGGGAATCAGGCACCACGTCCTTTCGTTCGCATTGACCCGGCAGTACCGGATATCAATGAAGCAGTGACATTGAATGCCAGCAAATCATACGATCCAGATAATGCTCCTCTCACCTTGATTTTTGAATGGGACGTGGATAACGATGGTATATATGACCTGGACCCAGTGGCGGAAATGAAAACGCCTTTTCAGTATCCCGCTCCCGGAAATTATTATGTAAAGCTTAAAGTCACTGATCCGGGAGGCAATCAAAGTGTTTCCACCCCCCTTAATGTAAGCATTCCCGGAACATACGCTGATGCCAAAGTAGCTGAGCTAAGCTTGTTTGATGCCGACAAAGACAAATTGATTACAAAATTGGTGGATGGTGCTGAGGTTGAGATCAGTGCATTGCAGGAAAGTAATTTCAATATAACTGCGTCAACTACACCTGAAAAAGTAGATAGCGTTCTGCTGGTTTTGCAGGGCGAGATAACCCACATTCAAACTGAAAAAAAACTACCTTACGCCCTTTTTGGAGATAATCAGGGAGACTTAAATGGCAGAAACCTACTCCCGGGACCATATAACCTCAAGGTGACTCCCTATTCGGAAGGTAAAGCCGGAGAAACAAAAAGTATAGCCTTTCAACTCATTGCCACTATGCCAGGGCTTACAGCTTTATGGGAAAAAAAATACGATGGAAGAAATACTGATGAGCTACACAAAGTTGTAGCTACAAGTGATGGCGGTTACTTATTGGCTGGTACTTATAATTATCAGTTAGGCTACGGAAGATTTGAATCTGAATATTGGATAGTGCGCATTGATAGCAAGGGAAACCCATTGTGGGACAAAATCTTTAATGGAAATGAATATGATGATCTGAAAACAGCCATCGCCACATCTGATGGAGGCTTTCTCCTGGGAGGCACCTCGGAATCGGCTGCCGGAGGAGATAAAAGTGAAGCCAACAAGGGCCCATCAGATTTCTGGATCATAAAAATTGACCAGTCTGGCAATAAAGAATGGGATAAAACCTTTGGCAGTGAAGGGTTTGACGGCTTTAGTAGCATGGCGCAGGCAACTGATGGAGGGTACTTGATTGGAGGAAATTCAAGCGCATCAGCCAGTGGTGATAAATCCGAAAACAATAAAGGAGGTATTGATTTCTGGATTTTGAAGGTTGATGCAAATGGCAATAAAATCTGGGATAAAACATTTGGTGGAAGTGATAATGATCTTATGACATGCATTTTAACCAGTTCAATTGGTGGATACCTGCTGGGAGGGTATTCCAATTCTTCTGCTTCATCTGATAAGACTGAAGATAGCAAAGGTGATTATGACTTCTGGCTAGTTCACATTGATGCGAATGGCAATAAATTATGGGATAAAACTTTGGGTGGCAGTGAGGATGACCGCCTTACAAGTATTAAATCCAACCAAAAGGGTGGATACCTGCTGGGAGGGTATTCCAACTCTTCTGCTTCATCTGATAAGACTGAAGATAGTAAAGGTGATTATGACTTCTGGCTAGTTCACATTGATCAAAACGGGCAAACAAACTGGGATAAAACCCTGGGAGGAAACAGCTCAGATCAACTAAGGGATGTGCTCCTCACGCCTGAAGGTGAATATCTGCTGGGAGGCTCCTCAAAATCTTCCATTTCAGGTGACAAAACCGGGCTAAACAAAGGGAACACGGACTTCTGGGTGGTCAAACTAGACACCCATGGCAATAAGATCTGGGATAAATCATTGGGTAGTGAAATCTATGAATATCTGAGCAGCCTCACCAAAGCATCTGATGAAGGATATATTTTAGGTGGCTTTAACATTGATTATGATCAGGAGCCATTTTACGGAGACTTCTGTGTGATTAGGCTACTGGATGAGACGCCTCCTATCCTCACCAGCCTGTCACTAATCAACGCTCAAACTGACCAGCTTATCGATGAACTAAAAGAAGGAGATGTGATTGACATTACCGATATCAGCAGCGCAAAATTCAGCATACAGGCCCATATATCCGGTCAGCTGGATTCCGTAGTGATGAAGCTACATGGCCCCTTACAGCATGTGCAAAGCGAGAAAAAATTTCCTTATGTTTTGTTTGGCGATAATCAGTATGATTATTACGGTCAGATATTTCCTACAGGGGATTATTCCATAACCGTGACTTCCTATTATGGGGGAGAGCCATACAACACCCTCGCACTTGCATTCAGCATTACCAACAGTATGTCTGCTCCTGCCCTTGTCTGGGAGAAAACACTGGGGGGAAGCGGCTTTGAAACACCTGCCAGTGCCATCGCTACCGCTGATGGCGGATACTTACTTACCGGCACCTCTGACTCACCGGTTTCAGGCGATAAAAGTACTGATAAGCAAGGTTTCTGGCTCATAAAGACAGATGCCAATGGCAATAAATTATGGGATAAGAGTTTCAGTAGCAGTGGGTCAGATGGCCTTTACCAAACCATTGCCACTACTGATGGTGGGTATTTGCTGGCAGGAACGTCTGATGGCCCTGCTTCAGAAGATAAAAGTGAGAACAGTAAGGGTGGCGTTGACTACTGGATCGTCAAAGTGGATAAAGAGGGTAATAAGCAGTGGGACAAAACACTGGGAGGTAGTAGCGATGATGAGCTTCGCCATATCTGCGTTTCGCCTGATAAGACGGGATATGTATTGGCCGGACAGTCAGCCTCCAATTCTTCAGGCGATAAAAGTGAGAACAGCAGAGGAATTTGGGACTACTGGATTGTTAAGGTAGACTTGCATGGCAACAAAATATGGGACAAAACCTTCGGAGGAAACGATGAAGAATATCTGTGGAGCATAGTTCCTACCGCCAAGGGTAGCTATCTGTTGGGCGGTCAATCAATTTCTGATGCTTCAGGAGACAAAAGTGAGGATAGCAACGGTTTGAGTGATTTCTGGCTGGTCAAAATAGACGCTCATGGGAATAAAATCTGGGATAAAACCCTGGGTGGAAGTGGACATGAAAACCTGCTGGAGATTGTCAATTCATATCGGCAGGGAGAATACCTGCTGGCTGGTAATTCTTCATCTGACATCTCAGGAGACAAAAGTGAAAACAGCAAAGGAGGGAGTGATTATTGGCTGGTCAAAATCAATGAGGAGGGAAATATTCTTTGGGATAAAACCCTGGGTGGAAATGCCCTGGACGAGCTGCTGAGTGCTATTCCTGCTCCGGATGGAAGTTTTGTGCTGGGAGGCTATTCCATTTCGGCCGCTTCCGGCGACAAAAGTGAGGACAGCAGAGGGGGCAGAGATTACTGGCTGGTCAAAGTTGATGTTCAGGGAAATAAAATATGGGACAAAACCCTGGGAGGAAGTGACGATGACTATCTATGGGGTGTGATTCGTACGCTACACGGTAATTATCTATTGGCGGGTAGTTCCAGATCTGATATGTCAGGCGACAAAAGTGAAAATACCAAAGGCTTCTTTGACTTCTGGATCGTCAAAATTGAAGGTGAGGGTATTCCGCTTCCTCAGCTCAAAAGTCTTACATTGCTAGATTCAAAAAACGATCGTGACCTGCAGGAGCTACAACCTGATGATATGATTTCCTTTACTGACATAAGCGCTGCTTTCCTTAGTGTACGAGCCAATACGCTTCCTCAAAAGGTTGATTCTGTATTGATGCAATTACAAGGTCCGCTCAGCCATTTGCAAACAGAGAAGCAGCTTCCTTACGCGCTCTTCGGGGATAGTCCAGCAGGTAATTACCGAGGAAAAAACTGGGCTGCTGGCCAGTATACTATTGCGATAACACCCTATCAAAAAGGTTTTGCCGGGCCTACATTTTGCCTAAGCTTTACCCTCAGCCCGGAATTCTCTATCACTCGCTTTACCCTCATTGACGCCAGCCTGGATCAGGAAATTTGTGAACTTAAAGATGGTCAGGTTCTTGACTTATCGACTTACAATAATCACCTGCTGACCATCAGAGCGGATACTGAACCGCAACATATAGAGCAAGTCAATTTTGAGCTATCGGGTGCTTTAACGCATTCAAGTGTGGAGAGAAAATATCCTTACGCGCTATTTGGTGATACAGGAAAAGCCGATGGTTCAAGAAGTTATGATGGAATAGAATGGCAGGAAGGCAGTTATTCACTTACTGCTACCCCATATTCTTCAGACAAGCAGGGCCAGCCTTATTCCATCGCTTTTGAAGTAAAAGAAAGCAACAGCTTACCTTCAGCAGAGCATCATCTGAAAGTCAGTGTGTACCCCATTCCATCGCAGGGGATCATTAATATCGTTCATGAAAATGATGTCAGTCAGGCGGAGTGGAGAGTGTTTAATGCCAGGGGAATTCTTCTCCTTCGGCAACCTATAAATAGGTTCAATACAGAACAAATAGACCTGAGTACATATCCGAAAGGAATTTACTATTTAAAAATAGTAAGCCCTGATGCAGTACAAACCCTAAGAATAGTGCTGGACTACTAA
- a CDS encoding T9SS type A sorting domain-containing protein: MKEGVYLLAGRSDSNISGDKSENRKGGNDYWAVRLSEEEIPLIKSISLVNAGKHQVIHNLKDGDVVDLEALGSSNFLSIQVQTTPEIVDNVKLEISGPINHEQYESKLPYVLFGDNNGNIISKEWPEGEYTFTTIAYLNSSEKKKDSVSITFQLKHNAIPTKQKVIWDRTLGGNNRNEVSETIPTPDGGFLVGGYSDSDVSGDKSEDSKGGSEGFDYWIVKIDAEGHKVWDKTLGGSGDDFLRSLISTSDGGFLLGGNSNSPVSGDKSEDSKGSYDFWIIKIDSLGNKLWDKTIGGDAGESLRDIFVTDNGEYLLSGVSSSNISGDKQENSKGGTDFWLVKTDASGNIIWDKAFGGNSSDNLITTIPAYGGGYLLAGYSYSPASGDKSENNYNTSSNYWIVKTDEQGNKIWDKTIGGTIDEVLRSAVRTSDEGFLLAGHSKSNAGADKSEDSKGSYDYWVVKIDAQGNKIWDKTIGGNGYDDIRNIIRIGKDTYALAGTSTSDVSGDKSDDTPGYNAYWMVVIDERGNRKWDTTIGGNGGDRLLNFLYIPDGGYLLSGNSSSDKSGDKSEDRKGVTDYWIVKIPDLETILSIDQLLLVNAQNNTVIQEIQEGDVINLNDLSTSSLTIIAIPNSALLGSISFQLSGSMSYRQTENIHPYALFGDDPRGNYNGQELLPGQYQITATPYSYESLEGIPGTPKTVNFTLIDSDQPLYDISLDLYDAVTDTKLFTLENGATFDLNSIANHQLTVLMNTMPEVVGSVKAVLSGPINYSHIENTIPYALFRNRGNDYFGRNFPPGAYTLSATAYEEANARGAAWVTKTVSFFVTDDGLANNVTESNLRVFPVPTSSTLNIRIESMEGRLEIKLLDKLGNTLLQQLSEQPFHQMDLSSFPKGVYFIKITSNECTQTLRVVKE; the protein is encoded by the coding sequence GTGAAAGAAGGCGTGTATCTGCTGGCCGGTCGTTCTGATTCCAATATTTCGGGTGACAAAAGTGAAAATAGAAAGGGAGGTAATGACTACTGGGCTGTTAGGCTTTCAGAAGAAGAAATTCCCCTCATAAAGAGTATAAGCTTGGTGAATGCCGGAAAGCATCAGGTAATTCATAACCTTAAAGATGGGGATGTCGTTGATCTTGAAGCATTAGGAAGTAGTAATTTCTTAAGCATTCAGGTACAAACCACCCCTGAAATCGTTGATAATGTCAAATTAGAGATTAGTGGGCCAATTAATCACGAACAGTACGAATCTAAATTACCTTATGTTCTCTTTGGCGATAATAACGGCAATATCATAAGCAAGGAATGGCCTGAAGGTGAATATACTTTTACTACTATTGCCTACTTAAATTCATCTGAAAAAAAGAAAGATTCTGTTAGCATTACATTTCAACTAAAACATAATGCAATCCCTACTAAGCAGAAAGTCATTTGGGATAGAACTTTAGGGGGAAATAACAGAAATGAGGTTTCTGAAACTATACCTACTCCTGATGGTGGCTTCCTAGTAGGTGGGTACTCTGACTCTGATGTTTCAGGAGATAAAAGTGAGGACAGTAAAGGTGGCAGTGAAGGTTTTGATTATTGGATAGTCAAAATCGATGCTGAAGGACATAAGGTCTGGGATAAAACATTAGGAGGAAGTGGTGATGATTTTCTTAGAAGTTTGATATCCACTAGCGATGGAGGGTTTCTCTTAGGAGGCAATTCCAACTCCCCTGTATCCGGGGATAAAAGCGAAGACAGTAAAGGAAGCTATGATTTCTGGATTATCAAAATTGACTCATTAGGAAATAAACTATGGGACAAGACCATTGGTGGAGATGCTGGTGAAAGTCTTAGAGACATATTCGTAACCGATAATGGGGAATATCTTTTATCTGGAGTTTCCAGTTCAAATATATCCGGTGATAAGCAAGAGAACAGCAAAGGGGGTACTGACTTTTGGCTTGTCAAAACCGATGCCAGTGGCAATATCATATGGGACAAAGCTTTTGGGGGCAATTCTTCAGATAACCTTATTACTACCATCCCTGCCTACGGGGGTGGATATCTTTTGGCGGGCTATTCTTATTCCCCTGCTTCCGGTGATAAAAGTGAAAATAATTATAATACTTCTTCAAACTATTGGATAGTCAAAACGGATGAACAGGGCAATAAAATCTGGGATAAAACGATTGGGGGAACAATAGACGAAGTATTGAGAAGTGCTGTTCGTACATCTGACGAAGGCTTTCTGTTAGCAGGTCACTCCAAATCCAACGCTGGTGCAGATAAAAGCGAGGACAGCAAAGGAAGCTATGATTATTGGGTTGTAAAAATTGATGCTCAGGGAAATAAAATCTGGGACAAAACGATTGGGGGAAATGGGTATGATGATATAAGGAATATTATCCGCATTGGTAAAGATACCTACGCGCTGGCAGGCACTTCCACATCAGACGTATCCGGTGATAAAAGTGATGACACCCCTGGGTATAATGCCTATTGGATGGTAGTAATAGACGAAAGGGGTAACCGCAAATGGGATACTACTATTGGTGGCAATGGTGGTGACAGGTTATTAAACTTTTTATATATTCCGGATGGCGGTTACCTACTTTCCGGCAATTCAAGTTCTGATAAGTCAGGAGATAAATCAGAGGATAGGAAAGGAGTTACTGACTACTGGATCGTCAAAATACCGGATTTAGAAACTATTCTCTCCATTGATCAACTGCTGCTGGTAAATGCTCAGAATAATACCGTGATTCAGGAAATTCAAGAGGGAGATGTGATTAACCTGAACGACTTATCCACAAGCTCATTAACGATAATAGCAATACCTAATTCTGCTTTGCTGGGCAGCATTTCGTTTCAACTTAGTGGTAGCATGTCATACCGGCAGACAGAAAATATCCATCCCTATGCCCTCTTCGGAGATGACCCCAGAGGAAACTACAATGGACAGGAACTGTTACCTGGTCAGTACCAGATCACAGCTACGCCCTATTCTTATGAATCACTGGAAGGTATTCCTGGTACGCCCAAAACGGTCAACTTTACCCTCATTGACAGTGACCAGCCTCTTTACGATATCAGCCTGGATCTCTATGACGCAGTAACGGATACTAAGCTGTTTACCCTGGAGAATGGAGCTACATTTGACCTCAACAGCATTGCCAATCACCAACTTACCGTACTCATGAATACCATGCCTGAAGTGGTGGGTAGTGTCAAAGCCGTACTCAGTGGCCCTATCAACTATTCACACATTGAGAATACCATCCCCTACGCTCTCTTCAGAAACAGGGGGAACGACTATTTCGGCAGAAACTTTCCTCCCGGGGCTTATACTCTTTCTGCCACTGCTTATGAAGAAGCCAATGCCCGGGGAGCAGCATGGGTCACCAAAACCGTCAGTTTCTTTGTCACTGATGATGGGCTTGCCAATAATGTGACTGAAAGCAATTTGAGGGTCTTTCCTGTGCCTACTTCCTCTACGCTCAACATCAGGATTGAATCCATGGAGGGCAGGTTGGAAATCAAACTGCTGGATAAGCTAGGTAATACCCTACTTCAGCAACTGTCTGAGCAGCCGTTCCATCAGATGGATTTGAGTAGTTTTCCTAAAGGGGTGTACTTTATTAAGATTACCAGCAATGAGTGTACGCAAACCTTAAGAGTCGTCAAAGAATAG